The Candidatus Delongbacteria bacterium genome has a window encoding:
- a CDS encoding FlgD immunoglobulin-like domain containing protein gives MRTLLLILSLPLALQAQPLPLAWPDKPAGSVLYVTRSRLFDGAHAAAGGDSLILAWCDARDGNSRLMAQKFSAAAPAAPGAWSSQVEGLGRVEALVGPVSPLAVISPALAPDGQGGAFLLWSEATSSFQGELRLQQVGDAGGPGAFLWPADLLLADDAPIPGEDCRDDAERCRGLMDPYRRLCADGQGGAWVTWWDGEYRQRLLHVEAGGVPDPDFPADGLVLPFSTWNYQLLADGQGNALLFHLDQGNALWATGVRPNGLYLLHETSRRLSAVDAVVTAFAVEPTGDDRVLAGWVDGYSPGVMELRLQLLDAALQDLWPAGGLPAGLTDAAWLRVCTTQGATPYYLAHSTPAGNVALQLDASGQLGWPQPAPLELVGDANPERVLLLEADEQGLFCVALYYDVAYAQRLDPAGAPLWPAERTRLAPGSHAGWPWGLSHEGPGAWSVGLSARADGQTHVQLVRRDPGGLDLLDPPADRFFQFDNSHESAKALLAGADDVFTTWCAGDSLFLLSTAEASGDPRWGARERPLGPVIPYEQVAGAEVEDGCWVLSTVSQPETGLPGYRVQKVDRAGQVLAECANPFPGLNLNPDYQGLYYGQVLASAGQAYVLANDLSTYRLQALDETGALLWGEAGVTVGGLRPNQRLGGWGLHPAGGVDIGWADQDPANLGYYLQSYDAAGQPRYPDHDGRGRLASLDYQRWQSQTGFLATAEGGCLLALRTGSTLSLQAFDTAGDSRWIRHLSHLQAEGLSLRQDSQGRLMLEIPQFIDNQERLLFLRLTAAGDDERSWNLPLESDHQLFTWCWVPGESQEAVVSILRSTQSDTGLRVRGHLVDEEQTNMPLLFDDLLTTPQADNYPAFLAPAPHGDLWLGWEDRRCTPFGYGDQVRLTRLDVLDLNTAVEAPAQPAAFRLEPNRPNPFNPETTLRFTLAQAGPVRLEIFNLAGQRVRVLQNGELPAGAHSLRFDARDESGRELGSGLYFQRLSAGGQSRTGRMLLVR, from the coding sequence ATGCGTACGCTGCTGCTGATCCTCAGTCTGCCGCTCGCTCTCCAGGCCCAGCCCCTGCCGCTGGCCTGGCCGGACAAGCCGGCCGGATCCGTGTTGTACGTCACACGATCCCGGCTCTTCGACGGCGCCCACGCCGCAGCCGGCGGGGACAGCCTGATCCTGGCCTGGTGCGACGCGCGGGACGGCAACTCCCGCCTGATGGCGCAGAAGTTCTCCGCCGCGGCACCCGCGGCTCCCGGAGCCTGGAGCAGTCAAGTGGAGGGTCTGGGGCGCGTGGAGGCCCTGGTGGGGCCTGTCAGTCCCCTGGCCGTGATCTCGCCCGCGCTGGCCCCCGACGGGCAGGGCGGGGCCTTCCTGCTCTGGAGTGAAGCCACCAGTTCCTTCCAGGGCGAGCTGCGCCTGCAACAGGTGGGCGACGCGGGCGGCCCGGGCGCCTTCCTCTGGCCCGCCGACCTGCTGCTGGCGGACGACGCGCCCATTCCCGGCGAGGATTGTCGGGACGATGCCGAACGCTGCCGCGGGCTGATGGACCCGTACCGCCGGCTCTGCGCCGACGGCCAGGGCGGCGCGTGGGTCACCTGGTGGGACGGCGAGTACCGCCAGCGCCTGCTGCACGTGGAGGCCGGCGGCGTGCCGGATCCAGACTTCCCCGCGGACGGCCTGGTGCTGCCCTTTTCCACTTGGAACTACCAGCTGCTGGCCGACGGACAGGGCAACGCCCTGCTTTTCCACCTGGATCAGGGCAACGCACTCTGGGCGACGGGCGTGCGGCCCAACGGGCTCTACCTGTTGCACGAGACCAGCCGCCGGCTGAGCGCGGTGGACGCCGTGGTCACGGCCTTCGCCGTCGAGCCGACCGGGGACGACCGCGTCCTGGCTGGCTGGGTGGACGGCTACTCCCCGGGCGTGATGGAGCTGCGCCTGCAGCTGCTGGACGCCGCCTTGCAGGACCTCTGGCCGGCGGGCGGCCTGCCCGCGGGGCTGACGGACGCCGCGTGGCTGAGAGTCTGCACGACCCAGGGCGCCACGCCCTACTACCTGGCCCACTCCACGCCCGCGGGCAACGTGGCCCTGCAGCTGGACGCCAGCGGCCAATTGGGCTGGCCGCAGCCCGCCCCGCTGGAGCTGGTGGGCGACGCCAACCCCGAGCGCGTGCTCCTGTTGGAGGCGGACGAGCAGGGCCTGTTCTGCGTCGCGTTGTATTACGACGTCGCTTACGCCCAACGCCTGGATCCGGCCGGCGCGCCGCTCTGGCCGGCGGAGCGCACGCGGCTGGCGCCGGGCAGCCACGCCGGCTGGCCCTGGGGACTGTCGCACGAGGGCCCGGGCGCCTGGAGCGTCGGCCTGTCTGCCCGGGCGGACGGCCAGACGCACGTGCAGCTGGTCCGCCGCGATCCCGGAGGACTGGACCTGCTGGATCCGCCCGCCGACCGTTTCTTCCAGTTCGACAACAGCCACGAGAGCGCGAAGGCCCTGCTCGCCGGCGCGGACGACGTCTTCACGACGTGGTGCGCGGGAGATTCCCTGTTCCTGCTCTCCACCGCAGAAGCCTCCGGCGACCCCCGTTGGGGCGCCCGGGAGCGCCCCCTGGGACCCGTCATCCCCTACGAGCAGGTGGCGGGCGCGGAGGTGGAGGACGGCTGCTGGGTGCTGAGTACCGTGTCACAGCCGGAGACCGGCTTGCCCGGGTATCGCGTGCAGAAGGTCGACCGCGCGGGCCAGGTGCTGGCCGAGTGCGCCAACCCCTTCCCCGGCCTCAATCTGAACCCCGACTATCAGGGCCTGTACTACGGCCAGGTGCTGGCGTCCGCCGGGCAGGCCTATGTGCTCGCCAATGATCTCAGCACCTATCGGCTGCAAGCCCTCGACGAGACCGGCGCCCTGCTCTGGGGCGAGGCGGGCGTGACTGTGGGCGGGCTGCGTCCAAACCAACGGCTGGGCGGCTGGGGGCTTCATCCCGCTGGCGGCGTGGACATCGGCTGGGCCGATCAGGATCCGGCGAACCTGGGCTACTACCTGCAGAGCTATGACGCGGCAGGTCAACCCCGCTACCCGGACCACGACGGCCGCGGGCGGCTGGCCAGCCTCGACTACCAGCGCTGGCAGTCCCAGACCGGCTTCCTGGCCACGGCGGAGGGCGGTTGCCTGCTGGCCCTGCGCACGGGATCCACTCTCAGCCTGCAGGCCTTCGACACGGCGGGGGACTCGCGCTGGATCCGCCACCTGAGCCATCTCCAGGCCGAGGGGTTGAGCCTCCGGCAGGACTCCCAGGGCCGGCTGATGCTGGAGATCCCGCAGTTCATCGACAACCAGGAGCGCCTGCTCTTCCTCCGGCTGACGGCGGCCGGGGACGACGAACGCAGTTGGAACCTGCCGCTGGAGAGCGACCACCAGCTCTTCACCTGGTGCTGGGTTCCGGGCGAAAGCCAGGAGGCCGTGGTGAGCATTCTCCGCTCCACTCAGAGTGACACGGGACTGCGCGTGCGCGGCCACCTGGTGGACGAGGAGCAGACGAACATGCCCTTGCTCTTCGACGACTTGTTGACCACGCCGCAAGCGGACAATTACCCCGCCTTCCTGGCTCCCGCACCCCATGGCGATCTCTGGCTAGGCTGGGAGGACAGGCGCTGCACGCCCTTCGGCTATGGCGACCAAGTCCGCCTGACCCGCCTGGACGTGCTGGACCTCAACACGGCCGTGGAGGCGCCCGCCCAGCCGGCGGCCTTCCGGCTGGAGCCCAATCGGCCCAACCCCTTCAACCCCGAGACCACGCTGCGCTTCACGCTGGCCCAGGCCGGCCCGGTGCGGCTGGAGATCTTCAACCTGGCCGGGCAGCGCGTGCGCGTGTTACAGAACGGCGAGCTGCCCGCCGGCGCGCACAGCCTGCGCTTCGACGCCCGCGACGAGTCCGGACGCGAACTGGGCAGCGGGCTCTACTTCCAGCGCCTGAGTGCCGGCGGCCAAAGCCGCACGGGACGCATGCTGCTGGTTCGTTGA
- the rmuC gene encoding DNA recombination protein RmuC: MLPYLTLLLLLILVALVLVLVLRRPTAPDLAPLQSELARLEQRLRDELAALRRDTQTASGALRTELSGMVQELGRTLREPVSALGESQQRQLADFSGRLEELRERLAREAGSQRQEQAGRLDEFGKTLEGRLETLRGTLDARLESLRAELGSQLEQVRGGVAEQLEKVRGDNAEKLEQIRRTVDEKLHETLEKRLGESFQQVSERLEQVHKGLGEMQGLAAGVGDLKKVLTNVKARGTWGEVQLGNLLEQMLTAEQFVRQYKPKPRSGEVVEYAVRLPGRDADDTPVFLPIDAKFPKEDYERLVDAAEQGDPAGVEAAVRQLEQRIRQEARSIRDKYIAPPQTTDFAILYLPTEGLYAEVLRRPGLADQIQSECRVMIAGPTTLAALLNSLQLGFKTLAIQKRSSEVWQMLAVVKKKFESFRDTLEKAQRKIGEAGRVLAEAQDDTRIMGDKLKKVEALPEAGDQPTLGLPTAAGDAGGEA, translated from the coding sequence ATGCTGCCCTATCTCACCCTGCTGCTCTTGCTGATCCTCGTGGCGCTGGTGCTCGTGCTGGTGCTGCGGAGACCCACGGCGCCGGACCTGGCCCCGCTGCAAAGCGAGCTGGCCCGGCTGGAGCAGCGGCTGCGCGACGAGCTGGCCGCGCTGCGCCGGGACACCCAGACCGCTTCCGGCGCGCTGCGCACGGAACTGAGCGGCATGGTCCAGGAGCTGGGCCGCACGCTGCGCGAGCCGGTGAGCGCGCTGGGCGAGTCGCAGCAGCGCCAGCTGGCGGACTTCTCCGGTCGCTTGGAGGAGCTGCGCGAGCGGTTGGCCCGGGAGGCGGGCAGCCAGCGCCAGGAGCAGGCCGGCCGACTGGACGAGTTCGGCAAGACCCTGGAGGGCCGGCTGGAGACGCTGCGGGGCACGCTGGACGCGCGGCTGGAGAGCCTGCGCGCGGAGCTGGGCAGCCAGCTCGAGCAGGTCCGCGGCGGCGTGGCCGAGCAGCTGGAGAAAGTGCGCGGCGACAACGCCGAGAAGCTGGAGCAGATCCGCCGCACGGTGGACGAGAAACTCCACGAGACGCTGGAGAAGCGGCTGGGCGAGTCCTTCCAGCAGGTGAGCGAGCGGCTGGAACAGGTCCACAAGGGGCTGGGCGAGATGCAGGGGCTGGCGGCGGGCGTGGGCGACCTGAAGAAGGTGCTCACCAACGTCAAGGCGCGCGGCACCTGGGGCGAAGTGCAGTTGGGCAACCTACTGGAGCAGATGCTCACCGCCGAGCAGTTCGTGCGGCAGTACAAGCCCAAGCCCCGTTCCGGCGAGGTGGTGGAGTACGCCGTGCGCCTGCCCGGGCGCGACGCCGACGACACGCCGGTCTTCCTGCCCATCGACGCCAAGTTCCCCAAGGAGGACTACGAGCGGCTGGTGGACGCCGCCGAGCAGGGCGATCCGGCAGGCGTGGAGGCCGCCGTGCGCCAGCTGGAGCAGCGCATCCGCCAGGAGGCGCGCAGCATCCGCGACAAGTACATCGCGCCGCCGCAGACCACGGACTTCGCCATCCTCTACCTGCCCACGGAGGGCCTGTACGCGGAGGTGCTGCGCCGGCCCGGGCTGGCGGACCAGATCCAGAGCGAGTGCCGCGTGATGATCGCCGGTCCCACGACGCTGGCCGCGCTGCTCAACAGCCTGCAGCTGGGCTTCAAGACCCTGGCGATCCAGAAGCGCTCGAGCGAGGTCTGGCAGATGCTGGCCGTGGTGAAGAAGAAGTTCGAGAGCTTCCGTGACACGCTGGAGAAGGCGCAGCGCAAGATCGGCGAGGCCGGCCGGGTGCTGGCCGAGGCTCAGGACGACACGCGCATCATGGGCGACAAGCTGAAGAAGGTGGAGGCGCTGCCCGAGGCGGGCGACCAGCCCACGCTGGGACTGCCGACGGCGGCTGGCGACGCGGGCGGAGAGGCCTGA
- a CDS encoding potassium channel family protein, producing the protein MKGPSWSKQPSFWRLGLGLAAFFGGSCWLFWHLERDQGLLKSPLDVLYWWVTTAATVGYGDITPRTQGGKALVILVVVAGVTVVATAAARAGSYILQQRLLQLRGLGRMDQLSGHTIVCGWSDDLDGILESLVTYGPTSRADHIVLVSGQDMDRLSALQNRPELAGLHVIAGDITKAADLERAGAARAAMALVLADEGDPAPDSRTLLAVMAFRQLNKEAHLSAEVREQRFVRYVKDAGADELIDPGAFRRAMAAQILVSPGMGNVFYDLLRFDKGAFFGFEEIPGGLIGQTFADLERRYLDREGVMLVGLVENVGSPLQIKREALREAQKTPDVSHLVNRLREAKQVQPHHPVLCPPAGHVLKPRSLAVVVKRQQENPA; encoded by the coding sequence ATGAAGGGGCCGTCCTGGAGCAAACAGCCCAGCTTCTGGCGGCTGGGCCTGGGCCTGGCGGCGTTCTTCGGCGGCTCCTGTTGGCTGTTCTGGCACCTGGAGCGCGACCAGGGCTTGCTGAAGTCCCCGCTGGACGTCCTCTACTGGTGGGTCACCACCGCGGCCACGGTGGGCTACGGCGACATCACGCCGCGGACCCAGGGCGGCAAGGCGCTGGTCATCCTGGTGGTGGTGGCCGGCGTGACGGTGGTGGCCACGGCGGCGGCGCGGGCGGGCAGCTACATCCTGCAGCAACGGCTGCTGCAATTGCGAGGACTGGGACGCATGGACCAATTGAGCGGACACACCATCGTCTGCGGCTGGAGCGACGATCTGGACGGGATCCTGGAATCCCTGGTCACCTACGGACCCACCTCGCGCGCCGACCACATCGTGCTGGTGAGCGGCCAGGACATGGACCGGCTCTCGGCGCTGCAGAACCGCCCGGAGCTGGCCGGCCTGCACGTGATCGCCGGGGACATCACCAAGGCCGCCGACCTGGAGCGCGCCGGCGCCGCCCGGGCGGCCATGGCGCTGGTGCTGGCCGACGAGGGCGACCCGGCCCCGGACTCCCGCACGCTGCTGGCCGTAATGGCCTTCCGCCAGCTCAACAAGGAAGCCCACCTGAGCGCCGAGGTGCGCGAGCAGCGCTTCGTGCGCTACGTCAAGGACGCCGGCGCCGACGAGTTGATCGATCCCGGCGCCTTCCGGCGCGCCATGGCCGCGCAGATCCTGGTCTCGCCGGGGATGGGCAACGTCTTCTACGACCTGCTGCGCTTCGACAAGGGCGCGTTCTTCGGCTTCGAGGAGATCCCCGGCGGCCTGATCGGGCAGACCTTCGCCGATCTGGAGCGCCGCTACCTGGACCGCGAGGGCGTGATGCTGGTGGGGCTGGTGGAGAACGTGGGCTCGCCCCTGCAGATCAAGCGCGAAGCCCTGCGCGAGGCCCAGAAGACGCCGGACGTGAGCCACCTGGTGAACCGCCTGCGGGAGGCCAAGCAGGTGCAGCCCCACCACCCCGTGCTATGTCCGCCCGCCGGCCACGTGCTGAAGCCGCGCAGCCTGGCCGTGGTGGTGAAGCGTCAGCAGGAGAACCCCGCATGA
- a CDS encoding VOC family protein gives MSERAIPVGGICWEELQSADLSRAVPFYQELIGWETRAWPLPDGSIYTLFGPEGGAVAGAQVHAPAQTGEFHGWLSYVSVADVDAAAARVDALGGRVLLAPHDIPEVGRCAVLQDPEGALFALMCFLQPAEYPENPLGFFCWRELMVRDVARAQAFYAGVLGWTCRAMAGMEGYQTFLADGHEVGGLMAITEDMGPAPARWTPYLTVPDVDRQAVRAQELGGTVCLQPVDVPGVGRFCIATDPAGGTLALITLNAR, from the coding sequence ATGAGCGAGCGGGCGATCCCCGTGGGTGGGATTTGTTGGGAGGAACTGCAGAGTGCGGATCTGTCCCGGGCCGTGCCCTTCTATCAGGAGCTGATTGGCTGGGAGACCCGGGCCTGGCCGCTCCCCGACGGTTCCATCTATACCCTGTTCGGGCCGGAGGGCGGCGCCGTGGCGGGCGCGCAAGTGCACGCGCCGGCCCAGACGGGGGAGTTCCATGGCTGGCTCAGCTATGTCTCGGTGGCGGACGTGGATGCCGCGGCGGCCCGGGTGGACGCGCTGGGCGGGCGCGTGCTTCTGGCGCCCCACGACATTCCCGAGGTGGGGCGCTGCGCCGTGCTCCAGGATCCCGAGGGCGCGCTCTTCGCCCTGATGTGCTTCCTGCAGCCCGCCGAGTACCCGGAGAATCCGCTGGGCTTCTTCTGCTGGCGCGAGCTGATGGTGCGCGACGTGGCGCGGGCCCAGGCCTTCTACGCCGGCGTGCTGGGCTGGACCTGCCGGGCCATGGCGGGGATGGAGGGTTACCAGACCTTCCTGGCCGACGGCCACGAGGTGGGCGGGTTGATGGCCATCACGGAGGACATGGGACCGGCCCCGGCCCGCTGGACACCCTACCTCACGGTTCCCGATGTGGACCGCCAGGCCGTTCGGGCGCAGGAGTTGGGCGGAACGGTCTGCCTGCAGCCCGTGGACGTGCCCGGCGTGGGGCGCTTTTGCATCGCGACGGATCCCGCCGGCGGCACGCTGGCCCTCATCACCCTGAACGCGAGGTGA
- the arsC gene encoding arsenate reductase (glutaredoxin) (This arsenate reductase requires both glutathione and glutaredoxin to convert arsenate to arsenite, after which the efflux transporter formed by ArsA and ArsB can extrude the arsenite from the cell, providing resistance.): MPVVRLYHNPRCSKSRETLALLRGQGVEPELVLYLEQPPSVAELEALADALGLEPPDFMRIKEPLFAELGLSRGDTRSRREWLELLARHPSLLERPICLVDGRARLGRPPQAVLELFDAPGSAPA; encoded by the coding sequence ATGCCAGTTGTCCGCCTGTACCACAATCCCCGCTGCTCCAAGAGTCGGGAAACCCTGGCCCTGCTGCGCGGGCAGGGCGTGGAGCCCGAACTCGTCCTCTACCTCGAGCAGCCGCCCAGCGTGGCGGAGCTGGAGGCCCTGGCCGACGCGCTGGGCCTGGAGCCGCCGGACTTCATGCGCATTAAGGAGCCGCTGTTCGCCGAGCTGGGGCTGAGCCGCGGCGACACGCGCAGCCGGCGCGAGTGGCTGGAGCTGTTGGCCCGGCATCCCTCCCTGCTGGAGCGACCCATCTGCCTGGTGGACGGCCGGGCCCGGTTGGGACGGCCCCCGCAGGCCGTGCTGGAGCTGTTCGACGCCCCGGGAAGCGCACCGGCGTGA
- a CDS encoding FlgD immunoglobulin-like domain containing protein produces MRPLLLLLILPALLLAQPLPVAWPDRPAGTVLYALPTKAFSGASLPLDENHWLLAWCDMRDGQGRLMLQSYPLDNPSAGGAWYTQVEGLGPVDALVHEASVITPYTPTLASDGAGGAYVLWQEMLDESDGELRLQHVGPAGDFLWPADLVVAPRVPTPQDDCRDLSERCRSRADQYRRLHADGTGAWVVWCSGTDSLTVQHVEPGGLPDPDLPAQGLPLPISTYSFQLSDNGLGDLLLCYTSGSSQTGYVLGIRPDGQWLTPAPVQITPAGAVIDRFACSSTGDGRLLAAWRANENLRVQLLDSSLLALWPTAGVTVANGVQDLSLAKAQAPGPPYSLAYSTAAGWQAQRLDGEGRLLWAAPPWLDLIGGGNPGQLRWFSEDDEGIVYLQLEDETQYLQRLSPTGTPLWSAETARFNQPGNPGAVWDLQPGPAGEVRVGWRNPLDLTVNIVRRDLQGQDLLTPEQAVCFRGEAQWGGPPRLIHDGAAPLFYWSDSESDWLQSVDGQSGERGWGVLERPMQERDDYNEPVTQQTADGVWILQMIWRPETQGYFLGLQRLGADGSVLTPLSPVNPAMLEQTNYAEYFDRHLAAGESSVYVGYDQWSSPSTEMRLQRLDREGHILWGDNGLLIPPPSAGNWRLAGLAPAPDGVFAILHLRESASSSLYLQLFDEAGLPQYSDQEGRGRRLDLPVDLWGFGFESHVLDAGHLLLTSFTYDTGIPRLSLLCLDSQGEEAWSRFWAPAWGNDVQVQSDPLGRFWLACELGDESSHHVHVERLAADGGVEQVWQIAQADAECQSGMTLVHTETEHALLTASTLSWSGEGLRVKGRQLVDGQSTPADLFNELLTPAHLFARVPQLTPAPEGDAWLAWYDGRGEEMGYGSQARVLRLDVLDAGTAVDDPAQPAAFRLEPNRPNPFNPETTLRFTLAQAGPVRLEIFNLAGQRVRVLQNGELPAGAHSLRFDARDESGRELGSGLYFQRLSAGGQSRTQRMLLLR; encoded by the coding sequence ATGCGACCGCTGTTGCTTCTGTTGATCCTACCTGCGTTGCTGTTGGCCCAGCCACTGCCCGTGGCTTGGCCCGATCGGCCCGCCGGTACGGTTCTCTATGCGCTCCCCACCAAGGCCTTCAGCGGAGCGTCACTGCCCCTGGATGAAAATCACTGGCTGCTGGCCTGGTGCGACATGCGCGACGGCCAGGGCCGGCTGATGCTGCAGAGCTACCCGCTGGACAACCCGTCTGCCGGCGGAGCCTGGTACACCCAGGTGGAAGGGCTGGGGCCAGTGGATGCGCTGGTGCACGAAGCCTCCGTGATCACACCCTACACGCCCACGCTGGCCTCCGATGGCGCAGGCGGCGCCTATGTCCTCTGGCAGGAGATGCTGGATGAATCCGATGGCGAACTGCGGCTGCAGCACGTGGGTCCCGCCGGCGACTTCCTCTGGCCGGCGGATCTGGTGGTGGCGCCGCGGGTGCCCACGCCGCAGGATGATTGCCGCGACCTGTCGGAGCGTTGCCGCTCCCGGGCCGACCAATATCGCCGCCTGCATGCAGACGGCACCGGCGCCTGGGTGGTGTGGTGCAGCGGGACGGACTCGCTGACGGTGCAGCACGTGGAACCCGGCGGCTTGCCGGATCCCGATCTCCCCGCCCAAGGCCTGCCTCTTCCCATCTCCACCTATAGCTTTCAACTGAGCGACAACGGGCTGGGCGATCTCTTGCTGTGTTACACATCCGGCTCGTCCCAGACCGGCTATGTGCTGGGCATCCGGCCGGACGGACAGTGGTTGACGCCGGCACCCGTACAAATCACGCCAGCCGGTGCGGTCATCGACCGCTTCGCTTGTTCGTCCACGGGTGATGGCCGCCTGCTGGCGGCGTGGCGGGCGAACGAAAACCTGCGGGTCCAACTCCTCGACTCCAGTCTGCTGGCCCTCTGGCCGACCGCTGGAGTGACCGTGGCAAATGGGGTCCAGGATCTCAGCCTGGCCAAGGCCCAGGCGCCGGGTCCGCCCTATTCGCTGGCCTACAGCACGGCCGCGGGCTGGCAGGCCCAGCGGCTGGACGGCGAGGGCCGCCTCCTGTGGGCCGCCCCGCCCTGGCTGGACCTGATCGGCGGTGGCAATCCGGGACAGCTGCGCTGGTTCTCCGAGGACGACGAAGGCATCGTCTACCTGCAGCTCGAGGATGAGACCCAATACCTCCAGCGCTTGAGTCCGACGGGCACGCCGCTCTGGAGCGCCGAAACCGCCCGATTCAACCAGCCCGGCAACCCGGGAGCGGTGTGGGACCTGCAGCCCGGTCCCGCGGGCGAAGTGCGTGTGGGTTGGCGGAACCCGTTGGATCTGACCGTGAACATCGTGCGCCGTGATCTGCAGGGCCAGGACCTGCTGACACCGGAGCAGGCGGTTTGCTTCCGCGGCGAAGCCCAGTGGGGCGGGCCCCCCCGGCTGATCCACGATGGCGCCGCGCCTCTGTTCTACTGGAGCGACAGCGAGTCCGACTGGCTGCAGTCCGTCGACGGGCAGAGTGGCGAACGGGGCTGGGGAGTCTTGGAGCGGCCCATGCAGGAGCGCGACGATTACAACGAGCCGGTGACACAGCAGACCGCTGATGGTGTCTGGATTCTGCAGATGATCTGGCGGCCGGAAACCCAAGGCTACTTCCTGGGACTCCAGCGCCTGGGCGCGGACGGCAGCGTCCTGACCCCGCTCAGCCCGGTGAATCCGGCCATGCTGGAGCAGACCAACTACGCGGAGTACTTCGACCGCCACCTGGCGGCCGGCGAGTCCAGCGTCTATGTGGGCTATGACCAGTGGTCCAGTCCGTCGACGGAGATGCGCCTGCAGCGCCTGGACCGGGAAGGCCACATCCTGTGGGGCGACAACGGCCTGCTCATCCCGCCGCCGTCGGCCGGCAATTGGCGTCTGGCGGGCCTGGCCCCCGCGCCGGACGGGGTGTTCGCCATCCTGCACCTGCGCGAATCCGCAAGTAGCTCCCTCTACCTCCAACTCTTCGACGAAGCCGGGCTGCCGCAATACTCCGACCAAGAGGGGCGTGGCCGCCGGCTGGATTTGCCGGTGGACCTGTGGGGATTTGGTTTCGAGTCCCACGTGCTGGACGCGGGCCACCTGTTGCTCACGAGTTTCACGTATGACACAGGAATTCCCCGCCTGAGCCTGTTGTGCCTGGATTCCCAGGGCGAGGAAGCATGGAGCCGGTTCTGGGCGCCTGCCTGGGGAAACGATGTGCAGGTGCAGTCCGATCCGCTGGGGCGCTTCTGGCTGGCCTGCGAACTGGGCGATGAGAGCAGCCACCACGTGCATGTGGAACGCCTGGCGGCGGATGGCGGGGTGGAACAAGTCTGGCAGATCGCCCAGGCGGACGCAGAGTGCCAGAGCGGCATGACGCTGGTGCACACGGAGACCGAGCACGCGCTGTTGACGGCCTCCACCTTGAGTTGGAGCGGCGAGGGCTTGCGCGTGAAAGGTCGTCAGCTGGTGGACGGACAATCCACGCCGGCTGATTTGTTCAATGAGTTGCTGACCCCGGCCCACCTGTTCGCCCGGGTACCTCAGCTGACCCCCGCGCCCGAGGGCGACGCCTGGCTGGCGTGGTACGACGGACGCGGCGAGGAGATGGGCTACGGCAGCCAGGCCCGCGTGCTGCGCCTGGACGTGCTGGACGCCGGCACGGCCGTGGACGATCCCGCCCAACCGGCGGCCTTCCGGCTGGAGCCAAACCGGCCCAACCCCTTCAATCCCGAGACCACGCTGCGCTTCACGCTGGCCCAGGCCGGCCCCGTGCGGCTGGAGATCTTCAACCTGGCCGGGCAGCGCGTGCGCGTGTTACAGAACGGCGAGCTGCCCGCCGGCGCGCACAGCCTGCGCTTCGACGCCCGCGACGAGTCCGGGCGCGAACTGGGCAGCGGGCTCTACTTCCAGCGCCTGAGCGCCGGCGGCCAGAGCCGCACTCAGCGCATGCTGCTGCTTCGTTGA
- a CDS encoding cyclic nucleotide-binding domain-containing protein yields the protein MKPTPEVLEHLSAFLLMKPISEHHDQLALVAASLDEQDYRAGAEIIRKGEHGDCAYLLVKGEVTVFDYTMDQEPFTRAILNSGQHPLFGEVALVGGGERIATVTARTDCRCWVLRREAFIRLGDQHPEIGWRLLHQIAILLAGHLEKTNRDVLRLFEALVLEVEQKTILGH from the coding sequence ATGAAGCCCACGCCCGAAGTCCTGGAGCACCTGTCCGCCTTCCTGCTGATGAAGCCCATCTCCGAGCACCACGACCAGCTGGCCCTGGTGGCCGCCTCGCTGGACGAGCAGGATTACCGCGCCGGGGCCGAGATCATCCGCAAGGGCGAGCACGGGGACTGCGCCTATCTGCTGGTGAAAGGCGAAGTGACGGTCTTCGACTACACCATGGACCAGGAACCCTTCACCCGGGCCATCCTCAACTCCGGCCAGCACCCGCTCTTCGGCGAGGTGGCGCTGGTGGGCGGCGGCGAGCGCATCGCCACCGTGACGGCCCGGACAGACTGCCGCTGCTGGGTCCTGCGGCGCGAGGCCTTCATCCGGCTGGGCGACCAGCACCCGGAGATCGGCTGGCGCCTGCTGCACCAGATCGCCATCCTGCTGGCCGGCCATCTGGAGAAGACCAACCGCGACGTGCTACGCCTCTTCGAAGCCCTGGTGCTCGAGGTGGAGCAGAAGACCATCCTCGGACACTGA